AACATCTAGTCAATTTGGGCTTAAAGTTGGTCAAAGGACTTAGTTGTTAAGCTTGTGGAAGTTCACCTATGGGTTGACAAGAGGCTCATGGAGCCGGCCATCCTCTAGTGATAAGTTAAAGCTTGTTCAAAGTCTTGTGCAAAGGGTCACAAGAGCCAAAGCTGATTGCTACTCATACAATATGTTGTGGGATTATAAGCTAATTCATTAATTGGTGCTTGCCATGTAAGGCCAAGATCAATTGCAAAGGTCCAGTAAACTGACTAATTAGTGCAAAGAGGGAAGCACTGGGTATTCTATGTGCCTCTGTGGGCCCTATGGCTCCCACAAAGCAATGCATGGTTTTGTAGAGGTTTTTAAGCTCTACTCCTTACGGGCGCATATTTTGACCGAAAAGGCCCTACAAGGGTTACTATTCATTATTCTGCATTTTATCTGACCTGCAACTTAACTCTGAAGAGACCTTAAATCCTTTATTTTACTGATATTGGTTTTATAAGGCAATAATTGGTAAAGAGAGGAACATGTGGTGATTGGTAGATTATTGTGAGCCTTACAGGTACAACAATTCTTCATTCATAGTTTCATGGCGCATTTGTTTGCTATTCACAGGCCCATCAATCCTCAGCTGAGCTGAAATGGATTGGGTGTCCCTGAAATATCAGTAAAAATTGACAAATTGATAAGATTCAACATGTCTATAAGAGTTCTACGGGGTCAGGTTCAAATTCACACCAACTTCTAAATTCAAACCAGGATATGATCGCCTGTGATGTGACACAAGCATGACCAGAACCATTTATGAGTATAGGATGGACATAAAAATGTTAGCATTCAATGAAACCTAACCCATCAAAATAATGTACCTATCCAACCTAATAATATAGAGgaatgattttagtattttgcaaTACAGTAATTTACTTTTGCAATTAGTTTTGCTGTGCATCATATATTTAAGAAGCTCTAACAACATAAATTTAAGTTCTCTCAGTCAATATCAGTGTATCCCAAGCTATTAGGGATTCTACCAAGTCATGTTTTTATGACTGGAATTTAAGAGATTTCAGCAATGTACATTGATCTTCTATGTTCAGTGTAACAACAAAATGAGAGGAGACCTTTAACAAAATTCTACAATTTCTTGGGGTTATTAATACTAAAATAAGCTGCCCAAGATTATTTGCATTCCAAGTCAAGACCCAAGAGGGATGCTCTTTGTTTTAGGTTCCTCTACTCTCTTGACCTAAATTTAGCATGGATCTCTCTCAACTTATCATCCTTTTTGAGAAAATATCTAGCAAAAAGATTCTTAAATAAGTTGCTAGTACATTCTCCCATTTTCATGATTTCTTGGTGAAATGGATCATATTGTTACTCATCACATCCAAGTGTAAACTACCATCTTTCAAGTCCTTGTATTAATCATACATCATTATCCATCAATCTCTGTCTTTGCTGATAGGTAATATAACAACtcaagacctcacctaaaaagACTAACGAGAAGGTATTATGTGGATTTATTAGCCATGTATAAGTGCCCAACATCTACTTAGTGTGCAGCCAATgtaagactaaacacacgttcaCAGGGGTCCTCACATGCTCTCTTTTTTTAAGCCATAGAATCCTCACTATGCTAGGGGTCCAAATCCattctaatctaatcacaagtaccatAAATCCAATTACAAACACTAGGATTAGCTTGTAATTAGCCCGTGTTGTAGTGTtgcctagtccacataagttgtGGCTCtacttcgctctgataccatttgtaatagcGCAGAACCTCATCTAAAAGGGTAGCCAGAAGATATTGTTTAGATTCCTTTGccttatataagtacccaagatctatccagtgcTAGCCAATGTAGAACTAAACAGATGCCCACATGGGTCCTCGTATACTCTTCCCATTTAAGCCATTGCATCCTCATCACGCTAAGATATATGAAATATCTTAATTAGAttttggagagagagagtattagttagatttttatttgatattGGATGTATATGAATCCTGTATTTTGGACATATATTTATGAAATGTTTGTTTATCTTTTTCTAATCTCCAGTTGTTACGTAATTGGTTTAGATCTATAGGCCTTGCATATGCTCTTGCGTCATACACTAGGAGCATGCGGCTGTGTCACAAGCCAAGCCCGAGCGGTGGGTTTGCAGCGTGATAGGTAATTTCCTCTTCATCCAAATATAGTCATATTCCTTAGCTTAGTGAAAGAATTTACAGTGATGACCACAAGATTTCTTAACGGGTGTCCAATGCTATTATCTCATCCATTGCTACATGTAAGTCATAATACAAGAAAGTATATGGTGTTCCTTTCATTGAGTAACCTTAAGAGTAAGGTGATTCATGAGCATGGCTAAGTAGTGTCATCCGTTATCCCTGAATCATGAAACACAGATCATAGTTCATGTCATGCACATGACTTTTCAACAAAGTCCACGGCCATGTGTAACTTTTCATGTTATAATTTAAACAAGCACAATGAATAAATAGATTTCTAGCATTAACAATTTCTTGGTAATTTAGTGGCATGTTCTGCAAGGTAACAAAATATTGGCAGCTTCATGTCAAGGATTAACAATATTTGATTGACTTATCAATCGTGATATGTCTATGAACATCTTTAGTTTGTAACTTTCCACGACATACTTGTTTGAATACTTGACCACTAATTTTATATTGttgatcatttttttattttcctgtGATCACCAGGGCTTTCCTACAGCCAACAACATACTCACCTTCCTACTgattaaagaaaacaaaataagaTCAGAATTAGAAAACTATCATAAATCTAAGATGCAGCAGCAAGCAAACATGTTAGGCTATTGTACGTGAAGAAAGTCACTGGCATCAGTTCAATAGTTTGTCAGAACAAACCTATTGCTGCTAAGCAACTCCAGTTTAGATTCGAGGTTTAAAAGTAAGATGTAAAAACATTTTCAGAAAACTCATATAATACACAATATGGTTGCACAAAGTCGTGTAGCTTTTTGTACAGCTAGCGAAACTCCTTGGTTGAAATCTGATGGATTTGTTGATTGAAAGGACAGAAcataatttgatacatatagACAACATTTTCTCCAAACAACTCATTCGAAGAGCAAATTGTTCAAAACTCATGCTACATATAAGTCTTTGATACAAACAGACAAGGTTAAGCCAATCATACCTTCAACCCCTGTGTGATAAATCCCAAGGCCTGCCCAATAAACATAGCCATTCATGGGCGTCAAATCATAGACATTCAGATAAACTGGTGCATTTCCTGGTGTTTGGCTGGCAGAGCGGACCTTGGGAAACAAACAGAAACGGGTGGCAGATTTCCTACCCAAGCGAAGGGGCATAATGGATTTCCAACACTTCTTTGACCTGAACTTCATGGTCCTTCAagtgaagaaagaaaataatcaaTGTTCCGCACCTTTTCAGCATATACAATTAAGTCAGCAAAATCACAGCAAGAGACTGCAGAGGAAGACAAAGATGCAGTTTAGGAGTGAAAGAAGTTATGACCTTGCATCAGATCCCTAATTTCCAAAAAAAGAACCAGCGAGCTCACAACATCTTAACTAAGCCATCCTTTATTTGCGATCAGATAattctaataaaacattttgGGAACATTTTCTTATTAAAATATAACATGGAGTAATATTGAAATGAATGAGCACAGTGACAATGAACAACACCGAGAACTACACACATCCAGGACAAAAACAGctgaaaaaagataaaaaacagCGGCATTGTGAGATCCACAAAAGCCTGAAATAGAATGAGCTGATGACACTGAACTTGTCGAAATAAATACAAAAGAACATGTCAGGACTAGCAAAGATAGTCAAccaaatttcttagtcataaaAACATCCATAAATCCATCATGAGATTGCAATGACCCGCTTAAATTCTGCCaactaaatcaaaaaaaataatcttttaaaaattagaagaaacaaTTCCCAAAATCAAACAAATCTGAAAAGTCAAGTAGAGAATTGTCGAATTTGATTCATTGTGGAAACGAGCTCGTAACCAGTTGCGACCAAAAATATTACAAGTGAAGCATATttggagggggaaaaaaaataaaaagcacgtctttttatttttggaacGCCTACATCTCAAGAAGTGAGTAAACGAAGTACGTTACCAAGAGAAGGGGAAACCAGTTCTtgacaggaaaaaaaaatcaaaaaataaacagAGATGCGAAGAAGAAATCTGTCTACATTTTTATAGAATGAGAGAAAGATCTCATCTTGTGCTACTTCCGCAGAATAATTCCCGGAATGTTGCAAGTCAAGAGAAATCTTGATACATTAtacaaagaaaacacaaaaatATAACCAAAATAGAGCTAGATTTGAAGCATACACCCATCAAACAAACTCATTCCCACATTTTTAGCAGATCCAGAGGATTTAAAAGTTATCAAGAACCAACAAAGAAGCCAAAAGGCCGAAATTTatagagaacaaaaaaaaaccaaaaagaaaaagaaatcttaAAAGGACGCGGCATCAAATGGGGAAAAAGAAACAGCAGAAGCCACTTACCTGCTTGGGATGAAACCCAACTCAGCGTCTCAGAAGCCGACCTCCACCCACATGTGGAGCCGCCATTCCAGGACCCAGCAAGCACCAACACCAACCCCCTCCCCCCCAACTCCTGAGTCCTGTCGAAAATCTCCTAGCAGGAATAAACAAGAAAGGAAATGCGAGGAAAGAGAGTTGGGTTGAGGGATCTCTGAGAAAGATTTGGGGGGAAGAGCaaacctcttctctctctctctctctctctatcaatCAGAGAGGGCTGTGGCTTTCTCTTTCTACAGTACAAAGAACGGACAGGCTTTCTCAGAAGGCgcgcttttattttattttatgtttaatGATTTCCAGGTGATAAAACTTCTAGTTCATTATTTTGATTTAATCATTAGTAAAACTTTCAAATGATGATTATATATCTTTTATGTAATGATTATTATGATAGCATGATATAAATTTTACATACAAATCTAtttagatcaatttttcacaaaATGATATGTATTTAgagattttttgaaaaatcattTAATAGTCTAAaagaatatatatttaatattttaaaaaaataataaagcgATCGAGGAGCaagattattcaaaaattataaaatatatattattttgataaaagTCGCTGGGATTACAATCTCCGCTCGTATACCAAATTATTAGGTTGTCATTGAAAGCAATTATTGACAGGATTGCTATTTATTTTTAGGAAGACAATATTTCTAAAAACAAGCTCGGCCATCTTCGAAATATAACATCCCATTAATTGTGGCTAAAATAAATTTGATTCTCTTCCTATCATATAGCTATAATTATCTTTcaatattatcattatatatttcgtattatgaatatataatttttcataattattatattttttattcttgggatttgattttttgatgatttgtttataaatatatagcatttattttaatgaatttgGCGAGAGATTAACATCTGAAACAATTCCTTTCATAGCCGTTATTTGACTCGTCGAATGCGCTCATCAGTTTCTGCTGATGCGTTTATTTTGGCTCTAAGAGCCGCCCGTGACTTTCTTTTTCTGGCTCCACCTGGCTGAAAAGTAAAGGCACTCTTGCTTTCCGAGAGTCTACTAACAGTTTCGCAAGAATAGATAGAGCCAGCATTATTTTGTTAGAATATTGAACAATGTCTTGCATCCATCTCTCCCAAGAGCCAATGCTTTGAGAACCCCACACTGAAGTGGTCTGTTATTTGGAGGGTACTGCCAGAAGTGAGTACAGACAATACTTCAAAGTGAAAACTGGACTATTAAATAATGGAAGGGCATTATGAATCTTAGAACACAAGCACACAGATAGTAAATATTCATTCTGAATTATTTCACATTTTGTTTGTCACGGTACAAtatggatttcttttttttgtcaaaacaaTATTTCATTTCATATACTTTCAATGTGAGTACAACTAGCCATATCACTATGGATGCACTCTTTGTTTACACTCCTAGGCCCTGTTTGGAGAAACTGTTGGACTTTTGAAAGTAGAGTTGTTAGAAGTATAGTTGAagtaaattttttataaaaaactatttgctgtttggtaactatatttgtaaagtgttgtggcactttaatatgtatttggtaaacaaactggaaaagtacttttgtatgaccaaattaccataaaggacattgcatagtattatacaacagagcataataaaatataacatatattaatatataaatatatgatagtataatattactgtaatataatataatattattataatgtagtaatataacattgtaagctatagcataataatttaatataatattaaattatttaatataatatatcaatgtattatgatataatgtaatataatattatatatatagtataatacaataataaaggtataaaatgttataattattagtgtacattaatttttcataatataatataatattaaattatttaacataatatattaatgtattatgatataatgtaattataatattatatttatagtataaaataaaaataaaggtataaaatattataattatcagagtaaattaatttttcataatataatataatattaaattaattaacataacatattaatgtattatgatataatgtaatataaaattatatttatagtataatacaataataaaggtataaaataataataggaAATAAGAATACCTTTTCTTGCACAGAAGGGGGTCTGATCTATGGCTAGGATTCTTTGTTaaggctccagcagatttttagatttataaagaaacaaagtatgtaattgttgtattttattatgggtatcttgaaattttgacttgtttaataaatagattgggtttggattaaagaATTCTTGATGCGACCCGCATCGAATCTGGCCCATGTCCGATCCGATCCAACCCGATTGTCACCCTTAGCTCTTGGCCTCCCTTATCTCAACACAAACAAAAGAGCATGCATCTTGAGAATAATCGAACAACATCACAGCAAGAAAAACCTTCTGCATTTCCACCAATCATGGTAGGCCAACCTAAAACATGTCCCTGGCTACAACCTCTCAGGAACTTATCTGGTGCCAAGCAAGCACATGATTATTCATGATCGTCAGATGGGCCTTTGATAAACGGGGCATTTGGggctctttttcttctcttgtagCGCCTCAGATAGTGTTTTTCACCTAGGAGCCCCAATCTCTGAGTTTCCTCAAGATTAACTTCGATGGATGCGTGATAGGAGGGGAGGTGCAGACTTGAGGTTCGGACTCTAGTGTTGTTGTTGCTGGTGGATGCCAGATTTTTGACACCTCGGTCTTTGGGGCGAAGTTGAGGGCAGCATGGGCTAGTCTGGGCCATGCTCGGCACATGCTACGAGCTAGAGCAATCATGCTTAGGGTGATTCGGCTACGGTGATCGGTTGGATCCAGGGTCACCGACAGCGTGGGTGGGTGCCACCCCTTGCTCCGAGACATTCGGACTATGGTTAGTGGCGATGTGGCATTTCAGGTCGAGCATATTTATAGAGAAGCTAATGGGGCAGTGGATTAGGTGGCTTCGTATGTGGCCGATCACTTTGGAGGGACCAGTGGGTTGAAAAGAGGGAGTTGCTTAAAGCGCTCTGAGATTTGctgttttttaacttttttggatatatctgTACTAAAACTGTATGAATTATCtgttgtagcaaaaaaaaaaaaaaaccaagcaCAAGATAGGTTGGGGTGTATCTTGTTGGATCCCATTTAGTTAAAGCTCATATTGACAAGTGTCTCTTGATTTTTGTAAATTCTGATAATCACGAAgacataaataaaattttacggCAGTGAAGAGtcatccttctctcttcttgcaCGGATCTTGAAGTGCAATGTACTCTCTTTTTGCGCAAATCTTGAAGTGCTGTGGGCTCTCTTCGTGACTAGTATGGATTTCATGGCTCAAAGTTAGATCTATtttgtttaaatttattttttatgtgaATCCACCGTTCATTCACTATCACTTTGGGACGCAATGGAATGTTAATGGATTTAGGAGCTCCAAGGGAGCTGTGCGGTGGACGAGCCAACGGCGGATTTATGCgaagtgaatccttctttcacgcgaaagatacaacccagaTCGGCACTAGATCGCCCGTAGATAGCCACGTGGCCCATCGGACGTGACTCAGCCCTATAGCCACGTAGCCAAACACCGAGGGacagggagaagaagaagagccgaGGTACCCACGCGACCCCCGTCGTCGATCTCAAAACCCGGGCTCTGTCAACCGTCGATCCATACGATCTTCCAGAACCCTGACACCGCGCCGGTAATCTCACCGCATGGGAACCGGAGAACAGAGCATCGCTTCAGCAGAGCTCTCCAAGACTCCAATCTCCACCGGCCCGCCggcggaccctcctcctcctcctcctcatcctccgcCTCTGCCGCCGCCGGCGCACTCGGACGGGTCGACCTCCGCCCAGGTTCTCCTCCCTTCGTACACCTAACTCCGGCGCCGCCTCGGGTTTCGAAAAAAATCTCGTTATCGATGGCTTTCTCTTTCGATCCTTTGCAGGCACTCTACAGCGGCTTAACGGCCGCCGCCTCCGCCAGGATCCCGGTATTCCACCCGCCGCTCGCAGTCTCCTTGCCCTACCCCTGGGGAAGCCAGGTCGGTGgtcgccctctccctctccctcccctctcCGTTGTAAAGATTAGaattttctcttaattttttctgttttccGATGCTTGTTTGTTTAGTATCCGATGCCGCCGTGTGGAACCCCGATCGCTTACGCTCCAATGTATCCTCATGGAGGAATCTATGCCCAGCCTGCCATGGCTACGGTAATTTgtacccttcttcctcctcttctctgttTCTTCGAAGAGTTGGGTTTGGAATTATTGATCCATCAAGTGGATTGTTTAGGGATCGGTATACATAGCAGCAGAAGCAGAGAGGAGGTTGGCGGAGAAAAAATCTAAAGAAGAGTCTTGGAACGGGGGAGAAGGGATGAAGGCATCATCAGAGTCTGCTAAGGAGGATGCTTCCCAGAGGTTGCTTGGGTTTCCAAGTTATCTCTTTGACATgagatctttttcttttatttaattaCCTGTTTTAGTAGGGTTGTTTTGGATTATTTTGAAATCTTTCTTGGTCTGGTTTTGATATACTAATGGACTGATGTCATGAAAAATGAACATTTAAACAGTGTTAACATCGAAAGTGAGGGCTCATCGAGCACCGGCCTGCAGGTACTTGATGATAGATGGAGTGCTCATGAAGTGCTTAGAATTATGGACTTGCTGCATTGTATTCCCTCTGGATTAGTGTTATTTTTCTAattgtttattattcttttgGCTAAGAATTTAGGTGAAAAGTTAAAGAGATCAGCTCTGGATGACTTCTCGTTATCTACGTTTTCTCACCTTACAATTTCTTTTTCGGCTTCAGGACTATGTTGCAACTCGGAAGAAAAATATTGGCAAGACACTTTGGGATGGTATATATCCTCTTTGAAGTTCATGTTTTCATGTACCATGTAGAGTCTCTGTACCAGTAACATGCTAGTTAATATTATCTAATATCTGTAATTTATTACAAATCATGATTGTTCTATGGTTTGTAACCAATAACCTCAAATTTTATCTGCATTGAAACAACCTTATCATAAAATGCTAGAATCCTATTGATAGGACTAGAGCCAACATTTTATAAATGCAAAATGGATGGGCTACTTAAATGAAATATTGTTATTCTCGATCATTGTCTTTTATATCaaaatgctttatttttttaaaataagagATCTCCTTCTCATACATCAAATAAACAAAAGATGTGGTTTTGATGAGACAATATGATGTCTAAattaacttattgtttttatgtACCTAAACCAATTGAATTTTAGTTCTTGTGTTTGCCAGATGTGTAAATTGTTGCTGATTGTGTGGTATTGCAATATGTATGATCCTACCATAcattttagttttaaaattagcCTTCTTGACATCATGTCCACATGATGCATATGTAGGAAACCTCCAAAACTTATGTATTTTTTTCTAGGCATTTTAAATGTTGTCGATCACAAGTAACAAATTAGCAATATAATTCTCAATTTAGAGAGCTCATGATAACTCCCCTTCTAACATGTTTTCATCCCACTCACCTTTACTATTCCTCACCCATCGAGAAGGGGGAGCAACAATCTCTCTCATTACCATCAATAATAACCTTGATTGGTGCTTGATTATAAGTGTAATCGGTTAGGTTCCCTAACTAGGGGGCAACAATCTCTCTCTTATTACTGTCAATAATAACCTTGATGGTTGCTAAATTATAAGCGTAGAGGGTCAGGTGCCCTAACTAGTTTTAATGGTAAGTTTTGGACCTAGCCTCAGTCCACTGAACTATGATTAAGTGAGGATTGGTTCTTACTTCTTGATGTTGTAAATAATCATACATAGCATTTTAAGCTCATGTTAGTTGGATCTACACTAGTTGCTCCGTGTTTTGAGAATGGGGGAAGGTTTGGGACTCAAAACTGActtaatttcagatttaaatcATTCATATCCGATTGATGAAGCTCATGTTAGTTAATGTCAAGCTATGTAACCTTATAAACCCTATAAAGTATGgactaatatttttaatttccaccatgagatctttttttttttttttgattgaaacCATGAGATCAATGATTTGAGAGCATACTTGATTATGATATTTATAATCATAAAGTTTTGTTTGGGCTTGCGTAGGAGGAAGTATGCAGCATACTGGTTCTAGTCAAAATGACAACACTACTGCCGAATCATTTTACAGTGGTAAGGGGCTTGCTAGAAAACTCCCAGTTTAAGATCCAGGGAGGGCAGTATTACATGGTCCTTCCTATATTTCAGCAGCAGCATCTTTGTCTCCAATGGCTGGACGGAAAGAACGTTGGCATAAACATCATTGGATGCTGGTAAGAAGGGTTAGAAGTCTTTGTCAAATCATTTGAACTCAAAACTCTACCAAggaaatcaaaattttcttttccttccaaGGTTAAAAGATAGTACTCAAA
This sequence is a window from Phoenix dactylifera cultivar Barhee BC4 unplaced genomic scaffold, palm_55x_up_171113_PBpolish2nd_filt_p 000854F, whole genome shotgun sequence. Protein-coding genes within it:
- the LOC103711306 gene encoding G-box-binding factor 1 isoform X4, giving the protein MGTGEQSIASAELSKTPISTGPPADPPPPPPHPPPLPPPAHSDGSTSAQALYSGLTAAASARIPVFHPPLAVSLPYPWGSQYPMPPCGTPIAYAPMYPHGGIYAQPAMATGSVYIAAEAERRLAEKKSKEESWNGGEGMKASSESAKEDASQSVNIESEGSSSTGLQDYVATRKKNIGKTLWDGGSMQHTGSSQNDNTTAESFYSAASLSPMAGRKERWHKHHWMLDERELKKQRRKQLNRESARRSRLRKQQQYQDLARRVDMLNGENCALRRELEQLDKHCKELDSENASIAEELSKIFH
- the LOC103711306 gene encoding G-box-binding factor 1 isoform X2, encoding MGTGEQSIASAELSKTPISTGPPADPPPPPPHPPPLPPPAHSDGSTSAQALYSGLTAAASARIPVFHPPLAVSLPYPWGSQYPMPPCGTPIAYAPMYPHGGIYAQPAMATGSVYIAAEAERRLAEKKSKEESWNGGEGMKASSESAKEDASQSVNIESEGSSSTGLQVLDDRWSAHEDYVATRKKNIGKTLWDGGSMQHTGSSQNDNTTAESFYSAASLSPMAGRKERWHKHHWMLDERELKKQRRKQLNRESARRSRLRKQQQYQDLARRVDMLNGENCALRRELEQLDKHCKELDSENASIAEELSKIFH
- the LOC103711306 gene encoding G-box-binding factor 1 isoform X1 codes for the protein MGTGEQSIASAELSKTPISTGPPADPPPPPPHPPPLPPPAHSDGSTSAQALYSGLTAAASARIPVFHPPLAVSLPYPWGSQYPMPPCGTPIAYAPMYPHGGIYAQPAMATGSVYIAAEAERRLAEKKSKEESWNGGEGMKASSESAKEDASQSVNIESEGSSSTGLQVLDDRWSAHEDYVATRKKNIGKTLWDGGSMQHTGSSQNDNTTAESFYSAAASLSPMAGRKERWHKHHWMLDERELKKQRRKQLNRESARRSRLRKQQQYQDLARRVDMLNGENCALRRELEQLDKHCKELDSENASIAEELSKIFH
- the LOC103711306 gene encoding G-box-binding factor 1 isoform X3; the protein is MGTGEQSIASAELSKTPISTGPPADPPPPPPHPPPLPPPAHSDGSTSAQALYSGLTAAASARIPVFHPPLAVSLPYPWGSQYPMPPCGTPIAYAPMYPHGGIYAQPAMATGSVYIAAEAERRLAEKKSKEESWNGGEGMKASSESAKEDASQSVNIESEGSSSTGLQDYVATRKKNIGKTLWDGGSMQHTGSSQNDNTTAESFYSAAASLSPMAGRKERWHKHHWMLDERELKKQRRKQLNRESARRSRLRKQQQYQDLARRVDMLNGENCALRRELEQLDKHCKELDSENASIAEELSKIFH